The region CGGGAAGCAAGAAAATCGATCATGAGTACGCGTACTCGGATGCGGTGGGCCGTCCTACCCGATTCCGCGTAGGCACGAGGGTGGCCGGCCCCGCCCGACCGAGCCGCCCTCAGTCCGGGTCGGCGATTCGGTTGAGCCACTCCTCCATGAGGCCGCGTTCCGGTGCCGTCAGCGCGTCGGTCTGCGGGAGTACGGCCCGGAGGGTGACGGCGGCCGCGACGGGCCCGGGTGCGGGCGCGGCAGGGGCGTCCGTGGCGATCGCCGCGATGACCGCCTCGCGGGCGGTGCGGGACAGCTCCGGGTCGCGGCGGTCTTCGGGGGTGGCGATGAGCGTGAGCGTCGTACCGCAGCCGGCCGCGTGGACGAGGTCCGCGGCGCGGTCCTCGGGGACGCGCAGCCGGCCCGCCTCGGCGACGCGCCGTATGTGCTCGGCGAGGACCCCGAAGGCGGCGAGCGCCGCAGGCGAGGGCGTGCCGGGGCGGTACCGGCCGTACATCAGGGTGTACAGCGCCGGGTTGGCCAGGCCGAGGCCGACGTGCAGATCCCAGCCGGCGCGAAGGTCCTCGACCGGGTCATCGGTGGGTTTCCGGGCGGTCTTGCTGGTCAGGTACGCGGTGAAGCCGTGGGCGACGACCGCGTCGAGCAGGCCCTCTTTGTCGCCGAAGAGCCGATAGATGGTCGGTGGCTGCACGCCCGCCGCGGCGCTCACCGCCCGGGTGGAGACCGCGTCCGGCCCGCCTTCGGCCAGCAGCCGGGCGGCGGCCACGACGATGCGTTCACGGTGCCCGTCCGCCGCGGTGACGTCCTCACTCTCCATGATTCCGACGATAACAGAATCCTGTTACCGATGAGAATTTCCAGTGGTACCGTCATCACGTTATCGATGGAAACAGGGAAGAGGTTGTCATGATCATCGTCACCGGCGCCAACGGCGCACTCGGCCGGCTGATCACCGAGCGGCTGCTGGAGCGCGTCCCCTCCGAGCGGATCGGCGTCAGTGTGCGCGACCCGGGGAAGGCAGGAGAGCTCGAAGACCGGGGCGTGCGCGTCCGCCAGGGCGACTTCGGCGACCCCGCGAGCCTCGCGGACGCCTTCGAGGGCGCCCAGCAGGTCCTCGTCGTGTCGACGGACAGCACCGGCGTGGATGCCGTCCACCACCACCGCACCGCCATCGAGGCCGCGGCGGCAGCCGGAGCCAAGCGCATCCTCTACACCAGCCACATGGGCTCGGACCCGTCCTCCCCCTTCGCTCCGATGCGCGACCACGCCGCCACCGAGGCGGCGCTCCGGGAGTCCGGGGTCCCCTTCACCTCGCTGCGCAACGGCTTCTACGCCTCCTCAGCCGTGATGCTGCTGGGCCACGCGCTCGAGACGGGCGAGTTGGCCGCGCCGGAGGACGGACCGGTCGCCTGGACGGCCCACGCCGACCTCGCCGAGGCGGCGGCGCTCGTGCTCACCGGCGAGGGCCTCGACGGGACGACACCCGCGCTCACCGGCCCCGAGTCGCTCGACCTGGCGGATATCGCGGCGATCGCCACGCGGCTCACGGGCCGCGAAGTCCGCCGGGTGGTCGTCTCCGACGCCGACTACCGCGCGAGCCTGCTCGCCCGCGGTCTGCCCGAGGCCGGCGCCGACCTGCTCCTCGGCCTGTTCGCCGCGAGCCGACAGGGACGGTTCACTCCGGCCGACCCCACGCTGGGCCGCCTGCTCGGCCGCCCCACGACGGCCTTGGCGGACGTCCTGAAGACAACGATCACGCCGACCGGCTGACGTCCGGGTTCCCCGTCGGTCGCAGCGGACGACGGCCTCGTCCGCCGTGCGGACGGACCCGCGGCGTTCAGGCGCGTGTCCGCCAGCCGTGGTCGACCGGTCCGAGGCCCGAGCCCAGGGCGAATCCCGCCGCGATCGCGCCGGTGACGTACTCCTTCGCCAGCCGCACCGCCTCCGGCACCGCCCGCCCCTGCGCCAGCCCCACCGCGATGGCCGAGGCCAGGGTGCAACCGGTGCCGTGCGTATGGCGGTTGTCGTGGCGCGGGGCCCGGAACCAGTGCTGTTCGGTGCCGTCGGTCAGCAGGTCGACGGCCTCGCCGGGCAGGTGGCCGCCCTTCACCAGGACCCAGCGTGGCCCGTACGACAGCAGTTGTTCCGCGGCCCGGCACATGTCCCGCTCACCGGTGGCCTTGATCCCGGTCAGCTCGGCGGTCTCGTCGAGATTCGGGGTGGCCACCGTCGCCAGCGGCAGCAGGGCGGTCCGTACGGCGTCCAGCGCGTCGTCCGCCAGCAGCCGGTCGCCGTGCTTGGAGACGCTCACCGGGTCCACCACCACGGGCGCGCCGACGTCCGAGAGCAGTTCGGCCACGGTCTCGACGAGCAGGGGCGAGGCGAGCATGCCGGTCTTCACGGCCTGCACACCGATGTCGTCCACGACGCTGCGGTACTGCGCGCGCACCGCCTCGGCGGGAAGCTCCCAGGCTCCCTGTACGCCGAGGGAGTTCTGCGCGGTGACGGCGGTGAGCACGCTCATCCCGTGCGCGCCCAGCGCGAGCATGGTCTTCAGGTCGGCCTGGATGCCGGCGCCGCCCCCGGAGTCCGATCCGGCGATGGTCAGGACGCGGGGCGGGGCGGTCGGCTTGTTCGCGGGCATGGTGGGTGTCACTCCGTACGAAGGGGGTGAGAGGGGGCGGGGTCAGCGGCGCAGGCGCAGGCGCAGCGGGGCGTAGACCAGCAGGGCCGCGACGAATGCCACCCCGTAGGCGGTGTCGGCGCCGTGCAGGGCATGCGCGACGGGGCCGACGTACAGGCTGGTGCTCATGAACGGCACCGCGGCGGCGAAGGCGGCGACGAACGCCACGAGCGCGGGCCAGCACGGACGCGGGCGGGCGCTCTCGGCGGCCAGGTCGACGGGTGCGCCGCCGCGGGCCCTGGCCCGGGCGAGCCAGTCGACGGCGACGATCGCGACGAACCCGGGAATCCAGTAGCCGACGAACAGCAGGACGTTCTGGAAGCGGGCCGTGGTGTCGGCGGCGTGCATCCACAGCACGAGCGGGAAGCCCAGGACGGCGGCCAGCGCGGCGGCGGCCGGGCGCGGCAGCCGTACGCCCATGGTCTGCAGGGCGAGCGAGCCGCTGTAGTCGTTCATGGCGTTGCTGCTCAGTGCGGCGAGCGCCACGGCGAGCAGGCCGAACGCGCCGAGGGCGCCCCCGCCGAGCAGGGTGTCGACGCCGCGGGCGGTCTGGTCGGTGAAGACGGCCGCGCCCCACAGTCCGAGCGCCTGGACGGCCACGAAGGACACGCTGACGCCGGCCAGGGTGTACCAGAACATGCGCGGGCGGGACGCCGTGCGCGGCAGATAGCGGCTGAAGTCGCTCGCGTACGGGGCCCACGACAGCGCAAGGCTGAGCGCGATGGTGCAGGTCAGGATGAAGGCCCCGGCCCGGTCGGCGCCGTGGGCGGTTGCGGCGGGGGTGGTGTGGGCGCCGCTCAGGAGCTTCACGGTCAGGGCCACGAACGCGGCGGCGAGCGCGAAGGTCATCACGCTCTGGAGCCGGTGGATCGCCTCGTAGCCGAGGACGCCGAGCGCCCCCTGCGCCGCCATCATGACGAGCACGCCCAGCCAGAACGGCCAGCCGCACAGCTGGGCCAGCGCGTCCCCGCCGAAGAGGCCGATCAGCGCGTCCCAGGCGATGGACGACAGCCACTGCAGGGCGCCGGGGACGACCACGGCCCGGCCGAACGCGAGTCGGGCGAGCGGCAGCTGTCCGGCGCCGGTCTGGCTCCCCCAGGTGCCGAGGTACGCGGTCGGTACCGCCCCCAGGAGGGTGCCCAGCACGACGGCGGCGAGCGCGGTGGAGAAGTCCAGGCCGAGCGCGATGCCGACGGTGCCGGTGAACACGCCGGTCATGGTCAGGTTGGGGGCGAACCACACGGTGAACAGACGGCCGGGGCCGCCGTAGCGGTGGTCCTCCGGGACCGGGGCGATTCCACGCGCCTCGACGTGCAGGTCCCCCGGGGCGGTGGGCATCCGCCCGTCGAAAACGCCCTGCGGGCCTCCTACGGCCACCTCGCCGCGAGCGTTACGGGCATACGGCAACGACATGAGACATCCCTCCGCCAGTCCTAACTGGTTCAGGTTCGACGGGTGTGATCTCAGCCCTCGTGCGGGGCACCCCGTGTCCGGTTCGGCGCTCA is a window of Streptomyces mirabilis DNA encoding:
- the thiD gene encoding bifunctional hydroxymethylpyrimidine kinase/phosphomethylpyrimidine kinase produces the protein MPANKPTAPPRVLTIAGSDSGGGAGIQADLKTMLALGAHGMSVLTAVTAQNSLGVQGAWELPAEAVRAQYRSVVDDIGVQAVKTGMLASPLLVETVAELLSDVGAPVVVDPVSVSKHGDRLLADDALDAVRTALLPLATVATPNLDETAELTGIKATGERDMCRAAEQLLSYGPRWVLVKGGHLPGEAVDLLTDGTEQHWFRAPRHDNRHTHGTGCTLASAIAVGLAQGRAVPEAVRLAKEYVTGAIAAGFALGSGLGPVDHGWRTRA
- a CDS encoding NAD(P)H-binding protein, translating into MIIVTGANGALGRLITERLLERVPSERIGVSVRDPGKAGELEDRGVRVRQGDFGDPASLADAFEGAQQVLVVSTDSTGVDAVHHHRTAIEAAAAAGAKRILYTSHMGSDPSSPFAPMRDHAATEAALRESGVPFTSLRNGFYASSAVMLLGHALETGELAAPEDGPVAWTAHADLAEAAALVLTGEGLDGTTPALTGPESLDLADIAAIATRLTGREVRRVVVSDADYRASLLARGLPEAGADLLLGLFAASRQGRFTPADPTLGRLLGRPTTALADVLKTTITPTG
- a CDS encoding purine-cytosine permease family protein, with product MSLPYARNARGEVAVGGPQGVFDGRMPTAPGDLHVEARGIAPVPEDHRYGGPGRLFTVWFAPNLTMTGVFTGTVGIALGLDFSTALAAVVLGTLLGAVPTAYLGTWGSQTGAGQLPLARLAFGRAVVVPGALQWLSSIAWDALIGLFGGDALAQLCGWPFWLGVLVMMAAQGALGVLGYEAIHRLQSVMTFALAAAFVALTVKLLSGAHTTPAATAHGADRAGAFILTCTIALSLALSWAPYASDFSRYLPRTASRPRMFWYTLAGVSVSFVAVQALGLWGAAVFTDQTARGVDTLLGGGALGAFGLLAVALAALSSNAMNDYSGSLALQTMGVRLPRPAAAALAAVLGFPLVLWMHAADTTARFQNVLLFVGYWIPGFVAIVAVDWLARARARGGAPVDLAAESARPRPCWPALVAFVAAFAAAVPFMSTSLYVGPVAHALHGADTAYGVAFVAALLVYAPLRLRLRR
- a CDS encoding TetR/AcrR family transcriptional regulator, with product MESEDVTAADGHRERIVVAAARLLAEGGPDAVSTRAVSAAAGVQPPTIYRLFGDKEGLLDAVVAHGFTAYLTSKTARKPTDDPVEDLRAGWDLHVGLGLANPALYTLMYGRYRPGTPSPAALAAFGVLAEHIRRVAEAGRLRVPEDRAADLVHAAGCGTTLTLIATPEDRRDPELSRTAREAVIAAIATDAPAAPAPGPVAAAVTLRAVLPQTDALTAPERGLMEEWLNRIADPD